TTGCCAAAATACCTCACGGtgcctgagcctgcagtgggggttgctgtggcccGACCATGCCAGTGGGGCAAGGGTGGGGGCCAGGGACGCCCCAGGCTGGAGGCTGGCAGGTGTGAGGGACACAGTGGGCAGCACATGGGGCCATGGGTGCCTGTGCCACGGcagggcagtggggctggagtgtggctgcgctgggggggtgtgtggggcttgTCACTCCTGGGTAGGGGACAACAGGGGGTCCAGACAGCCCCCCCATATCCCCTGCTTCCCCCCAtaccctgcagtgctggtccCAGGGGACCTCTTCTTCTGCACCCTCAGGCCCCCTGCCTCAGGGTCAAGCCATGTCGCCAGCCTCACAGggtctctgctcacctgtgggGTGCAGACCCTGACCAGGGTGGGTGTTTGTGGGCTCTGGCTGTGCCCCATCACCCCCCcgcacccaccccacccccccaccccccagcagctgcttcatCTCATTGGGGTTGTTTTCACCTGTGACATTTTGTGTGACATTTTCTACCTCCGCTGTGGCCGGGGGGGTGCAGGGCAGGGCCTTGGCTGGCACTGCCGTGGGGGGGTCATGGAGGCTCATCAGTGTTCCCAGGGCTTCCCAAAGTGGGattcgccccccccccccctctccccgtCTTGGCTGGGCATCTCTTCCCAACCAGGAGCGTTTCCATTCACCCCACCACGGGCATCGTCCCCGTCCAGCTCCTCTGTGgggtcctgccctgcctccctgctgccagtccctgccagcccctgcctgcccagaggAGTGGAGGCTCCCCGGGCTTCGGGTCTGAATGTGTCCCTGGTCCTGCCCGGGCCGTTGGGGTGCCCCCACCCAAAGGGCTGTGCTGAATGTACCCTGTGTCCCCTGGTGCCAGGCGTGTCACACGGGGGGGGGgtccctctgtgtgtgtatgtgtagggggctggcaggggcaggggagctGCGGGACCCCCCAGCCATGCCCCCTGTGCCTTCCCTGAACCTCCCGTGCCCCCCAAAGTGACCCCACAGGGTGCTGCAGTGCCAAGTCCTGCCCAGGGATAGGGAGCCTGGGCAGAACCACCAGCCCTGGGTGCCAAGGAGCATCACATGAGGCATGGCATAAGACACTGTGCCAGCCAGAAGAAGGGCTCATACGGGGGCGCGGGGATGCTGCCCCTGGGAATGGCTTTGGCTGCTGCCCGCTGTGCCAGGGCGGGTGTCCGTCCCCATGGCACGGCCGGGGTGAGCAGCGGGGGCGGTGCGGGTGGCGCCACGCTgggttttctccttcccttttctctgtagCTAGAGcgctgcggcggcggcaggcCGGGGCGGGCACtcgctgtgcccactgctgctaACTGGTGCTAACTCGGAGAGCCTTCTGGAGGAGGGTGCGGAGcgtgcctggggctgggcactgggctgggcagtgagccgggccctgggctgggcagtgagCCGGGCAGTGGGCTGGGCAGTGAGCCGGGCAGTGAGCTGGGCAGTGAGCTGGACAGTGGGCCGGGCAGTGGGCTGGGCAGTGGGCTGGGCAGTGAGCCGGGCAGTGGGCCAGGCACTGGGCTGGGTGCCACACACCTCACTGCTCGCTGCCAGTAAGGGATGGACACCAGCGGTGGGTGCTAAccgtgctgggggcagtgccaggcGTGGGGTGGCTCTGGGCGGGGGGGTCTCAGCTCTGCGAGAGGGTCTCTTTTCCTCAGGGAAGGTCGGGGGCAGCTGCtaggggagctgggctggacCCTCACTGAGTCCCACTCACAGAGCTCTGAAgccaccagggatggggacaggtcGTGTGGGGACCAGGTGCCAGCATGAGgtggctgctctgggctgccccTGTGTCCCCTGTCCCGAAGGCAGAGCGGAGCCATCTGCCCTCCCCGTGCTGCCCTTCGCCCCCGGGGCTCGCGTGGGGACCCCAAGGCCATGCCAGTGGGGCAGAGGGACACTTTTCTATGCACTCAAGCCACGGTACCCTCAGCCCTGGGCCACTCTGGGCAGGGGTCTCCACACCAGCCCCTGTCCCCCGGTGCTGCCCTGCTCGGGGTTGGGACCTCGGCCACGCGTGGGGCTAGGTGACAGCCATGAGCCCCGCTCCTGAGCACGGGCTTGgccaccctgctgccacccgcccagcctgtgccccagGGGAAGCCAAGCCCAGTGACCCGATGCCAGCGGCAGCGCCAGGATGGTGGCAGCTGCCCACGAGAACCACGGTGAGGGGGCACGACCGAGGGACCAAGCCGGGCACTACGGCATGAGGAGCTCTCACCGGGGATGAGGGCTGTGGCCCCTGGGAACGGCACccctggggtggcagcagcgcTGCCCTGGGCTTCAGGGAGCGGGGAGCAATGTGGGCTGGGGCTGTTCCTTCCcactggtggggggggggggggggggggctgccagGGGGGTGTCAGCCAcgtccctgccccctcccccctccttggCGCCGGGAGCTGGCAGCCGCTGTCACGTACTGTAAATACTCTGTGTGCCACCTTCTTCTCTGGGACCCTCGGCGTGGGCGGGGGGCGAGCGgggggaggctggggggggggcagcgtTTGGGCCGGGGTCTGGACCGAGACTTTTTTGTATACCACAAACTTTTTGTATATTTTTAATTTTGCTGCAACATGAGATAATTAATTATTAAATTCATTTCAGTAAGCTCTGCCCGCGGGGGGGCTCCTCCTTGCCCGCACCTCCGGCTCGCCCCCATGTCCCCCTTCTGTCCCCTACCCCCCGTCCTGGTGGGCTCGGAGATGCTGGGAGATGGAGCAGGATGCGGCGCTGGTGGCGCTGGTTGGTGCTGGTGGCCCTGGCGAGGAAGGGGTGTGTGGGCAGGATCCGTGCCAAGGAGGAAGCCGCAGGACACGGCCGGACACGGCCACTGCCGGACCAgcccccaccctgccagaggCCTTGGTTAATCCCCAGACCCTTCGGGGGGGCTTGGACCCCTTGGGTGGCCGTGGggagggggtgctgggtgctgctgcatgAGGTCCTGCCAGTGCCACTGCCTGTGCCGGAGCCCAGCGCAGGGAGGATGGGGGCAGTGAGGGCTGGAGACCACAGTGCTGCTCCAGGAGGTGGGGCTGGTCCTGGAGCCAGTGGGGAGCACTGGGGCAGtgaggggcagggctggtgcgGGGTCCTGGAGCCAGTGGGGAGCACTGGGGCAGtgaggggcagggctggtgtgGGGTCCTGGAGCCAGTGGGGAGCACTGGGGCAGtgaggggcagggctggtgcgGGGTCCTGGAGCCAGtggggagcactgggacagtgaggggcagggctggtgtgGGGTCCTGGAGCCAGTGGGGACACTGGGGCAGtgaggggcaggggctgctctgcagctggggcctgtgggcagccccagccccagtcccatcccagtctaCTTCAGCCCCAGCTTCTGCCCaaatcccagccctgtctgagcCCAAGCTCCAGCCCAGCACTAATCCAGTCCGTctgagcccagctccagcacccccaggaggggcaggaACTCACATCCTGGTGGAGTTTCCGACACAGGAAAAGGTCGAGGCGCCGAGCGGGTTGGTGGGGGTGGCCGTACTGGGAGGCAGCTGTACTGGGAGGCAGCTGTACTGGGAGGCACCGCCATGGAGGACGAGgccaagaagggaaagaaggtgcgtggggctgggctggtgtCCCGGGGAGCTGGCGGGAAGGTGGGAGTGGGCGAGCCGCAGGAAGACACCAGCGTGGGGGACCCCAcatcccctccagctcccctccCCCGGCAGCTAGTGCCAAGTCGGGGTCGGGAAGCAGAGAGGTGCCCGGCGCTGAGGCGTTCCCGTGCCCGCTGTCGCCGCCAGGGCTTCGTGTCGCCCATCAAGCGcctggtgttccccaaggcGGCACGGCGCCCGGCCGCCCGCAGCAGCACCTACCGGCGCCCGCTGCACTCCGTGCCCCTCTACCCCCCCGACTACCTGATCGACCCCCAGATTCTGCTGCACGACTACGTGGAGAAGGAGGTGAAGGTAAAGGTGAAGGAAGGCTCCTCAGCGGTGCCCAAGGTCCCTGCCTGGCATGGGGAGGGGGATATGGAGCCACTACACCATGCTGAGAGCCACCAGCCACAGAGGCCAGGAGGGTCCTGGTGCCCTCCTTTCCAAGGCTGGCGCTTGGAGCTGGTGGGCTGCGGGTGCAGAGACCACCCTCAGTGCAAGGACAGAGGGCTGGGGGTGTAGGGACAGCCCCCATTGCAGGGTCTCTCTACACACCCCAGGGAGGTGCACCCTGCCCTTGGGGCCGTGGGTGCTCCAGGGGATGCCTTCGGCCATGGGATGGGGAGGCCAaaagccccagcccctcccagcccccctgggcttTGTGGCCTCTCAGTTTTTAGGCCACCTGACATGGGTGACATCCTCCCTGAACCCCTCCAGCCGGgatgaggtgctgcagctgctggacacagccaGGGTAAGAGCAGTCCCCACGCTCCGAGGTGCCTTCAGGGTGCTGGCCTGAGGGTGGTCGCCAGCTGTGGCTGCACGCTCCTGGGTGCCCCAAAGTGCCTGGCACAGACTCTGcgtccctgcagcagctgaaggagctgccgCTGCAGACGACGCCGGAGCAGGACagcatcctcagcctctctgcccgctgcctgctgctcacctggcGCGACAACGAGGAGCTGATCCTGCGCATCCCCACCCACGAGATCGCCGCCGCCTCCTACCTGCGCGACGATGCCCTGCACCTCCTCATCCTCAAAACCGGTGTGGGCACCCAGCCGGGCCCATAGCACCTGGTGGCCTCGGGGCATGAGGGGCTGGAGCCCGAGGAGCGCTGGGGGGAaatgctgggtggcagctggggTGGCAGCAAGGGCTGGGCAGAGAAGCTGGTGTCGCTtccagggctggagggcagcccgaGGCAGGTCCCAGCTGTGTTCCCAGCCCAAATTGCCTTTAATGGCAGCAGAAGAGGGGCCGGAAGGTGATCCCCGTGCCcgttccccccaccccccgtgGATTCCCTGGGgggagctgggctctggtgCTTTGATCAGCAAACcagggctcagctgccagccgCAGGCAGGGTCTCTGGGGCGGGACCTGCACCAGCCTGGGCTCCATCTGCACATGGAGCAGGTTCCTAATCCCCTGCCCCACTGTCCCTAATCCCCCTGCCCCAGCGCCGCCCTGCCCAACCCACTGGGGctcccccatccccaccccacCCTCGCCCATCCCGCCGGTGGGCAGCCAGGGTGggcgctgggtgccaggctgatgCCCGGTCTCTTGTCGCTGTCCCAGGCCTGGGAGTGGACCCCGTGCCCGCCGGAGCGCACCCCGAGATGGCTCCGTTTGGCCTGCCAGAGGCCTTCCCCGACAAGAAGCGCCCGGGGGGGTCGTGGCCGGAGGGCGGGCGGCTGGGGGGCCCCATGGAGCGGCGCCACACCATCTGCAGCCTGGACTGGAGGGTGGCACGGGGCGGGCAGGAGGCCCGGCAGGGCGGCAGCCTGGAGCGGCGTCGGGGgggcagctgggagaggaggcagcgCGGGCGACCCTCGGGCAGCTGGGAGCGGCGGCAGCCCTGCGGCGGCAGCTGGGAGCGGAGGAGAGCTGGCACCGCGGGGGGCAGCTGGGAGCGTGGCACCGGCTTCGGCAGCTGGGAGCGGCGGCACGCTGGCGGCAACCCTCTGGACCCCCAGGAGCCTTGTCCTGACGCCTACTCCAACCTCATCATCCTTGCCGTGCCCAACAGGGTGAGTGGACGTGGGCATGTGCCCGCCTGCTGGCATGTGGGTGCTTGAGagggttcagagaagggccatgaggagcaGTTGTggcacctggggttgttctgcctggggagaaggaggctgaggggagactcgaggctctctacagctccctgaaaggaggctggagccaggggggggttgggctcttctcccaaggaacaactgacaggacaagaggaaatggcctcaggttgccccaggggaggtttaggttggacagggttgccaaagcctggcacaggctgcccagggaagaggttgaatccccatccctggaagtgtttcaaagcCGTGGAGatgcggtgctgagggccatggctcagcaCCTCGGCAGAGCTAgagaagggctgggctggaggagcttaaAGGTCTGGTCCAACCAAAACCGTTCTCTGATGCTCCCTGCCGCCTGCACATGGCCACCGAGCAGCAAGCAGCCCACGCTCCCTGCTTCCCTCCGCAGGACGCCGGTGAGGAGTCCTGTGCCCTCATCTGCCAGGTCTTCCAGATCATCTACGGGGACCAGAGCATCGAGTGCGTGGACCGGGCTGGGTACCACTACACCTCCACACCCACCCGGCCCTGGCTCTCCAGCAGGAGTGAGTAGCCAGGGACAGGCCTGAGGACACCAAGTGGGGTGGCACGGGGCTGCCAGGCAGGAGTGTGCAGGCACAGTGTGGGCATCAGGTACCGTGGCAGAGATTTGGCCCCACTGGGAGACCTcagccctccctccccaggtgaCAGCTGCCGCACAGATGGGACCTATGGCTACGATGCtgacttcagctgctgcagctccttgtgagtgtgggtccctcaggctgccCTTCACCTGAGTGTATGCCCCTGCACTGGTATGGGTGCCCTTGTCTCAGTGTAGATGCCATAGCACTGAGGTAGGTGCCCCTGCTTCCAAGTGGGTGCCCACTCCTGCCACAGAGATGCCCCAGTCTTGCCTGATGGTGTGTGCTGTGTGGTGGTagaggccagctgggcacaaggGGGTGCCAGCACAAGCTGACCCTCATCTTCCTGCAGCAATGGTTCCCATGAGACCTTCGAGGCTTATTACAGTGGCACCTCCTCGCCCTCCTTCCACCGGTCCCACCACAGCCTGGCCACTGCCTGCAGTGGCAGTGACCAGAgtggcacagggctggagcagctgcaggaataCATGGTGACGGTGAGGGCATGGGGATGCTGTGGACATGGGGATGGTGTGGGCATGGTGTTGGTGCAGGCATGGGGATGATACAGGCACGGGTAGGGTGTGCCCATGGTGACGGTGGGCATGATGACAGTGCAGGTATGGCAATGGGCTCTCTGTGCCAGTGGATGTGAAGGGTGGGGGCAGCGGGCAGGTCTGAGTTCCCCAACAGCTGGTAGGGCACAGAGAGGAGGGATGGGGCTGCGTGCCACCGAAGTCCCCAACCCTGAGCCGCCTCCGTGCCGCCGCAGCTCCGCAACAAGCTGTCGCCGCAGGAGATCCAGCAGTTCGCCCTCCTGCTGCGTGAGTACCGCCTGGGCACGCCGGTGCAGGActactgcagggagctgctgcgcCTCTACGGGGACCGCAGGAAGTTCCTCCTGCTGGGTGAGTGTCTGGGCTCCCACACTGCCCACCCTGTGCCGCCGCCTCCCCCTGGGCACGGGCTACTGCTGCCAGggggtgctgaggctgcacagctTGCTGGAAGCAGGATGAGCTGAGCCCCCGCGGAAGCGGCCGGAGGGGCTGGCAGCGCTGCCCGCTGCAGCAGGATGACCCCGCGGGTGGCGGTGCCCACGGCAGGGATGAGGCCCTTCATCCCCGACCAAGACATCGGGTACTTCGAGACCTTCCTGGAGAGCATTGGCATCCGGGAAGGAGGGATCCTGACCGACAGCTTCGGCCGCATCAAGCGCAGCATGAGCAACACCTCGGCCTCGGCCGTGCGCAGCTACGACAGCGGCTCCCTGCGGTCCGAGGCGGAGTCCTTCAACCGCATCATCACCGACATCACCCACGACATCGAGGCGCTGGCGAGGGacgaagaagaggaggaggaggaggaagaggacaaCTACCTGTGAGGGAGCTCAGAAGCCCAGCGGTCCCCTCGCTGCTCGCCAATGTAGAATCAGGgagttgtttgggctggaaaaggcttCTGAGGTCACTCAGGCCAAGCAGCAGTcgaacaccaccgtggccatcaaaccttgtccccaggtgccatggccacacctttgtcgagcacctccggggatgggcactccaccgcctccccgggcagcctctgccagtcccagaCCACTCTTGAgccaaagaaatctttcctcatctccatcccaaacctcccctggggcaacatgaggccatttcctctcctctcacctgataccagggagcagagcccaacccctacctggctccagcctcctctcagggagctgtagagagccatgaggcctcccctcaacctcttctctggactgcacaaccccaggtccctcagctgctcctcaccagccctcttctccagaccttccccagctttggacatgctccatcaACTCAGTGTCATGGTGggcacctccaagctcagactcACCAGATGCCCAGCTGTCCCCCAGTGCCTGGAAATGGGGATATTGTCCCCTCCTTTGTCACCATAGGAGGGGACA
The window above is part of the Pogoniulus pusillus isolate bPogPus1 chromosome 29, bPogPus1.pri, whole genome shotgun sequence genome. Proteins encoded here:
- the CCM2L gene encoding cerebral cavernous malformations 2 protein-like isoform X1, which codes for MEDEAKKGKKGFVSPIKRLVFPKAARRPAARSSTYRRPLHSVPLYPPDYLIDPQILLHDYVEKEVKVKFLGHLTWVTSSLNPSSRDEVLQLLDTARQLKELPLQTTPEQDSILSLSARCLLLTWRDNEELILRIPTHEIAAASYLRDDALHLLILKTGLGVDPVPAGAHPEMAPFGLPEAFPDKKRPGGSWPEGGRLGGPMERRHTICSLDWRVARGGQEARQGGSLERRRGGSWERRQRGRPSGSWERRQPCGGSWERRRAGTAGGSWERGTGFGSWERRHAGGNPLDPQEPCPDAYSNLIILAVPNRDAGEESCALICQVFQIIYGDQSIECVDRAGYHYTSTPTRPWLSSRSDSCRTDGTYGYDADFSCCSSFNGSHETFEAYYSGTSSPSFHRSHHSLATACSGSDQSGTGLEQLQEYMVTLRNKLSPQEIQQFALLLREYRLGTPVQDYCRELLRLYGDRRKFLLLGMRPFIPDQDIGYFETFLESIGIREGGILTDSFGRIKRSMSNTSASAVRSYDSGSLRSEAESFNRIITDITHDIEALARDEEEEEEEEEDNYL
- the CCM2L gene encoding cerebral cavernous malformations 2 protein-like isoform X2, whose product is MEDEAKKGKKGFVSPIKRLVFPKAARRPAARSSTYRRPLHSVPLYPPDYLIDPQILLHDYVEKEVKFLGHLTWVTSSLNPSSRDEVLQLLDTARQLKELPLQTTPEQDSILSLSARCLLLTWRDNEELILRIPTHEIAAASYLRDDALHLLILKTGLGVDPVPAGAHPEMAPFGLPEAFPDKKRPGGSWPEGGRLGGPMERRHTICSLDWRVARGGQEARQGGSLERRRGGSWERRQRGRPSGSWERRQPCGGSWERRRAGTAGGSWERGTGFGSWERRHAGGNPLDPQEPCPDAYSNLIILAVPNRDAGEESCALICQVFQIIYGDQSIECVDRAGYHYTSTPTRPWLSSRSDSCRTDGTYGYDADFSCCSSFNGSHETFEAYYSGTSSPSFHRSHHSLATACSGSDQSGTGLEQLQEYMVTLRNKLSPQEIQQFALLLREYRLGTPVQDYCRELLRLYGDRRKFLLLGMRPFIPDQDIGYFETFLESIGIREGGILTDSFGRIKRSMSNTSASAVRSYDSGSLRSEAESFNRIITDITHDIEALARDEEEEEEEEEDNYL